The Rhinolophus ferrumequinum isolate MPI-CBG mRhiFer1 chromosome 4, mRhiFer1_v1.p, whole genome shotgun sequence genome has a window encoding:
- the TCIM gene encoding transcriptional and immune response regulator translates to MKAKPRDQAVTMSTSLRVSPSIHGYHFDTASRKKAVGNIFENIDQESLQKLFKNSGDKKAEERAKIIFAIDQDLEEKTRALMALKKRTKDKLFQFLKLRKYSIKVH, encoded by the coding sequence ATGAAAGCAAAGCCAAGAGACCAAGCTGTCACCATGTCCACGTCGCTGCGAGTAAGCCCATCCATCCATGGCTACCACTTCGACACAGCCTCGCGTAAGAAAGCTGTGGGCAACATCTTTGAAAACATCGATCAAGAATCACTACAGAAGCTCTTCAAAAACTCTGGGGACaagaaagcagaggagagagCGAAGATCATTTTTGCCATAGATCAAGATTTGGAAGAGAAAACACGAGCCCTGATGGCCCTGAAGAAGAGGACGAAAGACAAGCTTTTCCAGTTTCTGAAACTGCGGAAATATTCCATCAAAGTTCACTGA